Sequence from the Populus nigra chromosome 17, ddPopNigr1.1, whole genome shotgun sequence genome:
ATGAGGGGTGTAACTCAACTGGTCAGATCTTAAATTTATCACTTAGAGGTAaccagttcgagtctcacaaaccttAAGACCACCAGAagcttatatggttgttaacttcaaggctcgtgagattagttgagatacgcgtaaactgacccggacacccacgttaattaaaaaaaaagtttctatttttctaatatggaacaaagttatatgattaaaattttatattatgccaacttcaagattaatttttaattcatctaaAATTGGGTTTAGATATTATGATATTTCATGTTATAGAATCATATTGAGAatattttctatcaaatttttaaccaaaatggatggatttatttttaattagactttaaatgtatataaaaatcaaatctaaaagcCAACTTTTCCAATATGATGTTGTGGTGGTTAATTCCGCTGCCATTGCCAGAGGAAAAAAGATGTTGACAGAATCGGTAATTCCCTAGCCGTTATCCCACTTTTTTTCTGCGGTGTTACTTCCTAAACATGGGTGCATGGTACTTGAATCAGGCTGGGAGGGAAAATTAAAGCCTGTGCTCAACAATGGCAAGCAGGAAAACAGGAATGTTATAAGAACAGTTCATATATGCTTCTAAAAAGGGGAAGGCACAGAGCGAATGCCATGCCTCTCCTAGCGGCCTCATCATTCCTTTGGATGCTCTCTAATATTTCCTAACCTATATAGTTAGGTACAACAGACTTGCAAAATCTAGCACTATATATACCTGTTGCCCCATCAAGGATATAGCATAACATCTTTAACATATCTCTCTCGAGAGAAATTATATAACGAAGGCTGTGCCAACTTGGTGTTTTATCAGATTGTTAACGCCAGCATATATAATGGCATCGCCTTTGAAACCTATGTTAGCAACATTGCTGCTTTTAGCCATTGCCTTTCCTAATTGCCAGGCAAAATTAAAACCTTCCCTCTCAGGAAAACAAGCCATTCACCATGCAATTCGACGACTAGCCCACGACATTGAACTTCCCAAAAGGCATAAACCAAAGTTCCAGCCAGGCACATGGAAGGAAGCTCATGCAACTTTCTATGAAGGCAGTTCAGGAACATTCGGTATCGAtgccttcttttccttttttccctatttttttttttttacccttcaCAAGTGATCGATGATCCTGCTCACCTTACAAAACGACCAAATCCAACTTCCAATATGGTCTTTTCGTTAGCTAAAATTCCATTCAATATTGCGTGGCTTCCTGCCAAGAGCAGTATGATGAGAACATTTTtctatatttcattaaaaatatattgtaaaaaagaaacaaagaacatCGAGTCCTCGCGCATCCGACGATATTAATTGTAACTACTAGTAGATTATTTTCATTGTTCCTGGACTAACGTTTTTTTGTACAGGGGGAGCATGCAATTACAAAGATGTTGCGGGCCAAGGATATGGCATGAATACAGCTGCACTGAGCAGTGttctgttcaaaaatggacaggcCTGTGGTGCTTGTTTCGAAATCAAGTGCGCTGACAACCCTCAATGGTGCAAGCTAGGGCAGCCATCTCTCATTGTCACTGCAACTGACCATTGCCCACCAAATCCATCTCTCCCAAATGACAATGGAGGCTGGTGCAATGTGCCACGTGAGCATTTCGATGTAGCCAAGCCTGTATTTAGCCAGCTTGCTGAGTACGAGGCCGGCATTATTCCAATCCAATATCGCAGGTCACATGACTTTTCAATCTTTTCCCATTTGGcaatattttacaatttaaaaggGTTGAGTTTCTTAATTAAAAGGGTTCATTTTCCCTGCAGGGTTCCATGCCAGAAGCAAGGAGGTATTCGATTCACTATATTGGGGAATCCTTGGTTCTATCAGGTCATTGTGTGGAATGTAGGGGGAGCTGGAGATGTTGTTGGTGTTCAAGTGAAGGGAGATGACAAGCTCAAGTGGACGCAAATGGAACGAGATTGGGGGACAACTTGGAAAACCAGTGCTATTTTGCTTGGAGAGTCGCTATCCTTCCGTGTTAGTGCAAGCGATGACAGGGACTCGACTTCATGGCATGTTACCCCTAAAAACTGGCAATTTGGCCAGACATACGAGGGCAAGAACTTCAACTAGAAAGCAAGAAATTCCGAAGAGAAGATATTTGTGTTCTGATTGCTATAATACATAAGTCTGGCTTTATGATGTAGAGGCTAGAGGGAAACAATAGACAATAAATATTGGCAACATAGAATTCTGCTGAATAGATCAccacataaaaattttaatttgatatttggttACTAAATATTTTCTTCTCCTAAACTAATTTGCTaaaatacaagttaaataactttatttatactaatttcatgtttatcttgaaataaaaaaatctaataaataattgtGGAGTTATTATAAAGattcctaaactaaatagaaaaaaaaacatcataaaaagaaaatgtttttctaaattatttatgaataaaattaattaattaattaattaatttccccTCAAAATCCTTTTGCATCGGTCTATCCGAGTTGGAAAGATCTCATCCCTaagttcaaattaattttgtctCAATCTCATAAATGTCCAATcaaaactttcttttttcttcttcgttttttatatataataattttagatatcAACTATAATTGTCAAATTATTTCTCATCCACTGTTTTATAAAGTAATGTATTGCAAATATCAAACTTCCTTCATCAACATATGTTATATCCATATAATCCTCAAACGAGTTTACCTTTATGATAATagtaaatttgtaataaaatgGATCAACATAgtctaaatcaataattttcttttgttaatcacctttaatgttttttttcaatcaatctcCAACTTGAGGACACTATTAATGACATCATCTCTACCATTATTGTCATTGTTTATGCTATCATTATTAACATAatcatcattaaaataaataatacaacaacTAACCACTAGGAATTGTTTGGTTCTAATACctacaaacacaaataaaaacaatacaagaaagacaacaagcacaaacaacacaaaattACATTGAATAAAGTCACCATATACAAATCATAATTCAGAATtttattactaaatattttctctttcaagTGGATGTTAAAATATAAGTTAAACAACCTTATTTATATTAGTCCTAAGTTTTTTATACTAGCTAGTCCTAAGTTTACCTTGAAGTAGCAAAACAtactaataaataattatagaattatTATAATGATTCTTAAAccaaatagataaaataaaattgtcaatCACAATAGTTGATTtcctaaaataaatagaaaataaaataaaaatatcataaaggaaaatattttactaAACTAAATACGAGCAtaactaagaaaatatataattttctctaaaaatcttCCTACATCActttatattaacaaaattgATAGAATTTAGCATATAGTGTAGATTTATTCATATTTACTGCCATTATAATGATATATAGTTGTTGCAGAAGAGAATAACAATCCAATTGGTATCAATTGTTTTTACAGGAGATAAGAATGCTTTTTTATTAGCTTTGTTATCCACTAAGTTCCCTTCTCTTTATATTCTTCAAGTTCCActattagaatttttatatttaccgatgaaattttttatcagtATTTATACTATCATCATTctattggtaattaatttaccgacgGGATCATAGACGGAAATGCTCTGTCAGTGAAttatttattggtaattttttatctgtcGATAAATCCGTCAATAGTAAAAAACATTTACCTACTTCATTCCATTGGTACTTTCCTCGGGAAGCTTGCAATATAACCGATAAAAATATTGTATgcaattccgtcggtgattatttaaaaacatattttttaaaaatctatttaagaaaactagaaaaataattaaataattaaaatatatttaaaaatcctataaataaatcaactgaaaaattgatctcacatgaaaaaaataatcttacaacaacattcatacaattattaagaatagaaaattttaaaaataaaataaaataacaaatataatgaaaaaaaacacgaataagaagaaaaaaaaatcttaccttaatgtagttgagagtgaagctaagaagaaaaataaattcataagtatgttaattaaaaaaactgacaaaagaaaaaaagaaaagagaagaagacatactTGAGCGTGAAGGAGAATAGGAGTTgtggagagaagagaagagaaagaaagggatgttgatgttttttacataaaaggaggaggaggaggaagaagaagaagaagaagaagaagaagaaaaggaggtcTATCTATTATGAATGAGGGATTCTAGTCTTTTTAATTGGGGTATTTTACCGATAGTTTTACCAGtggataattaaataataatatttttaaccatttcatcggtgattccgtctgtaatatttaatttaaaattttaatttattaataaaatttcagaaaccaTCAAATATCATCGACGATTTTTCAATCGATTAGTGATTTTTTCTGtagtatttaatttaaatattcaattcaataaaaaaaataaaaaaacccaccaaATAGCACCGACTTTTCAATTTGTtggtgattttgtctgtaaagaacaataattaacaatGGAATTGAGAAATGAACAGTTCCAAAATTCTCTAaaaaataccgacagaaaatTCCATCGATAATTCCATtggtaattgacatgatgaacaatgttAAGGAGATGTGAACAATGTACCAACGAATTTACCGATGGTATTAAAatcatcggtaattccgtttGTATAAATGACACGTCtcatacttttgattttttttatttttttttcactgtaacaccctcggtatataccgagagaatattttcatcggtaaaaTTCATTGTAATTTACCGATGAAAACATTATCTtggtatttccgtttgtatttatcaattttctggtagtgttctccatttatttctatgttttatctttatttttccaaTATCATTGTTacatcatcattattttcatatattgatATTTAGTTTCTCCTACTCCCAATTTTCATACAGTTATAACTGCCTCTGAATTCTTAATCACACTTAAGCTAGACTTGGTACAATGTTGTCATGAGTAAACCTCTCCTTCTTGGTGCAGATACACGATGGGAGATATCCAAAGAGATACGGAGTTATAAATTGAGTGACTAATGAAAGACCAATAGCACATTCTTAGCATTTCCGACACCATCTtaatccaaaacatatataGTTCTAACAAACTCAAATGATTATGCCTTTCAGAATTTAAGATGATAGGTGATGCAGAGAATGACTTTATAGGACAATAGGCAATTGCCTTCCTTATAATCTTGTCCGAGCATGCAAGTcatttgatgtttttcttttcttctctctttctctattttcttcGTTTGCATTTTGCCTTGCTTCCAAACATTTTGACTGCTATGAGCGGGTTTCTAGCAACTTTGCTTTTGCATCTAGCCTCGAAGCCATCAATAGCTGATGTATTTGAATGACAGGATCAAGATTTTTAGGCATAATAAAGAATTATAGAAGTTTGTTTCAGCCAGTTATAATCACGATTGCCAAAAGATAAAACtcatatctttttaatttggtttttttttatttaacgggcaattgtttttttttttttatttaatagccTTGAAATTTGTGAGACTTGAACTGGTGACCTGTAAGAAGCAAACTTATAACCTGACcggttaaagtttttttatatagtatgaCCTCTCTTGTGTAAAAAATGTCTTTGAGAATAGTCAACACCGGTCTTGTACTCGGGGTGATGACCAATTAATTGGATATACAAAGGCACTAAAGATTCTAGTAAtgctagttattttttttttctagattttctagtttgtttaggACTTTCACTACCAAAAAATCTACGAATACAAACGAAATTAccgaaaaaaatatttcattggtaTTTTGGCACTATATTTACTGACTAAATTGTTCCCATCACCATTCTGTCGgtatttaccgacagaatatttcTATTGGTAAATACTGAGGGAATCCCAGTcgcaataaaatgaatttaaaaaaaccaaaaagcacgacatataattttttgtggACACTTTTACTGATGGAATTACAATTGAATTCAAACATTGAAAGTCGTACAGTGATGTGTCACTAATTATACCAATAAAATTGTCGATGGATTGACAAACGAAAATATTTTTTCGGTAATTCCATCAGTAATAGTTAATATATGACCTAGTCGACCCTTTCCTCCctcatttctccttcttctccttTGCAACTAAACAAACCCCCCTTCAATTTTGAAACTAACAACCCCCCCACATCACCCCCCATCTCTACAAAACTCATCCTTCTTCGACTTTTCCAGtcacaacaataattttattgtgaattttttattttaagtaagtAAATTtaccatttttaaaattttaatacaattttgaaatgtcaatttttatattgcatatttttgcagtatatgtatttttttgtgtttacttgttttatatttttttctctaacaaACTTGTTGTATGGATACATGATTTTGTACATCCTAtggtttattttagattttctaaaattatatttgtttgtaaattttgaAACTTAAGTCGAATTACCAACTTGGATGTGTTGTGATGATATAAATAGTGGCTTATTTAATGGAtccgttttatattttgtcaattttattactgAGTTGTAATTTCCGTAAATTAATgtgtataaatttatatgtacatagataattgaaaatgaattaaaagaaGTAGAACTATTGAGGCAATGCATAAAAAGGACTCCAGTTAGATAAAAAGATCACGACCATATGACAATGTGTTGAACACGTGCCTCTACAGAGACTCTGTAGCTAGTAAAATGAACTTTGATAACTATGATAGATTGTTAGACCATAGGAgacatatttaaaatttgaggaatGATTTGGAATTGGTGGTGTAAGACTTGAAAGCTATAAGCAAGGATTCAACTACTTTTCAGAGTTTTACACGAGTTGAGTATCAAGGCCTAAAACTAGGTTCCATATCTAGTTTTTTAGCCTTGTGTGACAAGTTGATCATTCATTTCAGTATGAGCATTCCTGCCAAAAAGAGTTCAACTTAACTTTTCTCCattattcaattagaaaaaaaaagcaccagAGCCTATTTGAATGTGAAAAATGTACTAGAACCTGTAGCACTAAAAGTCCTTAGTAGTGGAATACATAATTAATCCTTTTGATAATGACTTTATGCTCTCTCTAAGAGAAATCAACTCAATGTAAAATAGTTGATAGAGATTCATATCCGAGTGGAAGTATCTAGTGTGTCATGAAAAGAGCATCCTCGCTTCAATAAATGAAGGGAAGTGTCGTTAAGGCCAAATAACATGCATCCTTCTTTAGATGCTCAACCATTTAGGGGTAATACCAGGTCCCAACATGAAATAGAATGGTATATACAAAATTGATAACTACTACTTTAAACACCATCAAGGTTAAGGTTTTTACAACAATCACATGAAAATAAGTATGTGCAATATCCACCACCCATGATGGGAGATGTAGCAAAAGGAATCGAAAAAAGTACTTCTTATTCTACAGGATAGGGGGTTATgacactggaaaatgttttgctctaaaaaaacaagaaaaaaaggctTATTGCAAAAGGCtatctataataattttaaaaacagatGAAATGGAAAGGAGAAGAAGTCGAGCCTTCTCACTAGTCTCTTTCATAAATCAATGTTATTCTCAGAGGAAATTCAATTGGTGGAGAtctagtaaaagaaaaaataattgtaagatGTGAACGCACCATGGCCCAACATGGAGTTAGGCACAAACACGTCCTTGACCCAACATTGAGTTGGGCGTGCACGCATCACGGTTCAACATGAGGTTGGGCACGGGCACATCCCTTACCCAACGTGGAGTCGGGCGCGAGCGTAGACGCATTATGACCCAATTTGGACCTTATTTTGGGTTATAACTTTCATGTGATAACCCTTAAATGTGGGGGGGGGGTTAAAAACCATAACCGATCACTTAGACTAATGAGCTAAtattaaaacccaaataaaaaaataacccaaaataTGTTAAGTAAACAATACCCAagcctaaaaataataaaacaaggcTGCCGATTGAAGATATGTGACATCCCATTAATGTTGCCTCAAGCTTAATAGCCCAAGAGATCAATTGCCGAACTCAACTCTTGTTTAAATAAACATAGTTGCTTACATTGTGTGTTTGTCAATTAAAGAAGCTGCCCCCCACTTTATCTCCTacgaaattaattaatgtagcTGCTGAAATCAACTATTTATTAAACCATGAGCTGCTGTCGACTTATGCTAGGAATCCTTGCAAATTAAGACACCAATGCTTGCCGCTTACGTGTCCTCGTAAAATAAGGATACTTTGCCACTTAAAGTCTCCAATCCTGCGGACTTGCTCTTCTTAAAAACTCAAGGTCGCTGCTAACTTGACAATGAATAATTCCCCTCTTTGCTTTCTGCCCAAATTACTAAATGCCTTGGCTCCATCGATCAGTCCTTACTTAAGGGTATGATTATTATTTGTAGAAGTTTTGAAGGTTGTATTAgttcaaatattttgaattatcttattaaatatattaaaaaaaatttagctctTGATCTTATAATGGACCAAAATAACATAGATTGATCATTTTACGAAATTTGTTTAtgttaatgaaattgaaaagactaGTTATCATGTCATAACTATCAGCAAAAAGTtgaaactacaaataaagattATCATCGCCCATAAAAtagttttcaaacaaaaatgttTATATCATGTAAGATAAAAGCTACATGATGTTATAGTTATCAAATCAGTCTAGGAGATGTTGATTTGTTGGATCAACTCGGGGGAATTAACGAGTTAACATAAATATATccaaaaacaatgttgtttaagaaaaatttttaaaaaaaatcttatgagTTGTCTTTGATGAATCCTACTTGGATTTATTCAAGTTAATTGAATCATAAATTAACACCttttaggataaaaattaaagtattgtGTCGGCCATGTTGATTTTATCAAAGTTCTATATTAATCATGATAAAAGTCAAGACATTAGCTATTATATCATATATAACTTTCAATAAGAGACTGAatgtatagaaaaaaacaatcaccacacataaatttattatgaagAATGTTTAGTTGATGATTttcactacataccattataaaatcaagatctttatttttatgttaatgatGGAGATGAtgcttgatttatattttttttatattaaaacattttactttcttaatattttagcattttgtttgtgttgaattattttaagtaaTTAAAGTTCTATTTAGTCTTAACACttgattatttagaaatttttaaattatgtttaaatGTTTGACATTGTGcagtttgtattgcataatttcaaattaatttatctttagatttgaattgaaattatttatattaaattaatattttgaattatagagACACAAtgagagaaaacaaaaggcagaataaaattaacaactttTGTATCAAATGATTATGCATGTGAGATACTATggtctcatttattttttgggtaatagttttattttgaaaagtagtttttatataaaaaaaatagattattgaataattgattattttataatgtgTGGCAATGCATAATGTATTTTCtagcaatattatttaaattaaagtattatatgtactaatatatcaaattaatatatttttatattgtatattaatatatcctaatatatatatattatttcctatataaatatattagtaacttattattttttaataatattatattataaagtattttattaatatattattaaagtgCTAtacctatttagtttttttagtcaaaatgtATTCTGCtcttttaaactaaaaaattatttcctccATCTAAAGGTTTATTTGTTTTACCGGAAAGTGAAATCCGGTGACCagttttcttatcatttttttaataatgtaactaaatataaaaaaatcaagaaaatacttctcaaaaaaaatatttccctacaaacaatattttaatccACCGTCAAGAAATTTTCGAGATGAGCTAACATATAAATTTTCCAACGGTTTTAAAGGTGTACAGCTGCATTAATCCAGTGTCTTTCGAAGAATATTTGTCTAGTCTAATCCAACCCAGCATGAACCATAGAAAAGATGGAACAGCTATGTCCAGTGTCTCATCCCTctagtttgtgtgtgtgtgtgtgtgtaaatgaAGCAtgctccatatatatatatatatatatatatacttatttgggtgtttagaaaatcctttattttattttaaaaaatgtttgaattaaatattttttaataaaaatgaggacGATAGCATCATTTGAATTACATGGCATTGGTTAAAATATCCCATTAAGTGCATCTTTTTAATGCAAACAGTAAATAATAACTAACTTCATGTCACTAAAAATGGCTTATTAGAAATTCACTAGATAATATATTGTGCTGCGCTTCGGTGGGACCAGAATTTTTTAACTTAGGATcttaatcatatatttttttatctaacttaaatttaaaattaaattatataacagTTATTATTACGtgactcaattaattttacatgttaaaaaaaccTTGAACATTTAATAAAcatggtttgattttaaaaaataacattttttacgtaaaaaaatattgaaacatagattaatttatcaaatcaacAACTTGGATCATGAACttcattgagtttaataactttttaaaaaattatttttatttaattatatgataaaaaatagatgcttGCAAAACTAAGAACCAACTCAATATCAAGATGTTTTTCTGAAACTATAATAACtccgtaaaaaaataaattaaaataaactataaagcctaattttcaataattaggTATTTTTggaataaagttttatttaataatatgataaaaaatagatacaaaaaaaaaaccaagcaccAACTCAATGCTGACATATTTTtctaagatcatgataacccaatgaaaaataaatcatgaaattcaatttataatatttttttgaaatttttatttaataatatgataaaaaaattggacAATCATAAAACTGAGTATTAATCAAATACCGAGATGTTTTTCTAAaatcatgataacctcatataaaaaataaaataaaaatttaatttttaataaactaaatgttgaaagatggaaatataaaagaaatcaatttctaataaacttaataatatatatatatatatatatatattgtggtaATAAACAGTAACATGTGAGGAGTGGTGTAGTGATTCCCCTTCCTCATATAGCTTTTGCTAATTTCGTGCATATATGTACGTGAAGCTGAAGTCGTAgctaaaaggaaaggaaaagagcGAAGACAAAATTGGAGAGGAAACAAGTTGAGTTGAAAGCACTAACATTAGACCCAAAAAGAGACAAAGATGATCcaccatattaaaaataaaaaaaataaaaaataaaaaaatcatcgtaCGCATACACGTCCTCAGCTAAGCTGCATGATTTGTCGGTCGAGTGGGTCCATTTTCGTTTTCACCCGCCTTCACTgttggattttcttttaatatttttactattatcatattgattaatttttaaaaaatatatattaagatgttttttttatttttttaaatttatttttaatattaatacatcaaatcaaaacaacttaaaaataaaaaaaacattttatttattttaaaaatacttttaaaacataaaaaataaaccagcTCTCGTTGATAGATTGCGTGGCCGACACATTAGTGTCACCATACGACCTCCGTTTAATGTAAAATTGGTGTCCCCTTCCCCTTCATGGTTTGGTCTGCAATAAAGGCTCTTGTCTGCAATTTGCTGTTGTGGTACAATGGTACAACTCCAATGCCATGCTGTATTTAGTTCACACGTGGCGTCTAACCGACAGCATTTTACTCTTTTTAATAGTCGCTGGTgttgttttttaacataatagatTGAATTATGTCGACAAAACTTtcatcttatttaattttaacgaagagttcaattaaaaaggttttatttatttattttatttctcaattttattcataaattttttttacttattattataaggttattataaaattgatagaaaCAACTAGTTATATTATAGTAactcttatataatttaattttaaatttaaattaaataaaacatttaataaaaatatttttttaatgccaattttatattagatttttttctcggccaaaaaatatgttatttttattattattatatcacgTCAGAGTAATtcttatatagtttaattttaattttaaatttaataaataattaaataaaaaaatttcaaggctAATATTCTaactcaaatttaataaaaacaccaataattttttccaatcttaatattttttattaaat
This genomic interval carries:
- the LOC133677527 gene encoding expansin-A4-like, which codes for MASPLKPMLATLLLLAIAFPNCQAKLKPSLSGKQAIHHAIRRLAHDIELPKRHKPKFQPGTWKEAHATFYEGSSGTFGGACNYKDVAGQGYGMNTAALSSVLFKNGQACGACFEIKCADNPQWCKLGQPSLIVTATDHCPPNPSLPNDNGGWCNVPREHFDVAKPVFSQLAEYEAGIIPIQYRRVPCQKQGGIRFTILGNPWFYQVIVWNVGGAGDVVGVQVKGDDKLKWTQMERDWGTTWKTSAILLGESLSFRVSASDDRDSTSWHVTPKNWQFGQTYEGKNFN